Genomic window (Candidatus Bathyarchaeota archaeon):
GCAGAACCTTTTCCCCACCATGAAAATATAATAAAGTCTATTCCTGACTGGTTAAACCAATCAAGATGTTGCATAATCACAGAAGTGTTTGAAGAGTCATACGTGCCCAAGATGGGCGTATCAACACAGTTAACGTGATTTACTGCCCAGTCACCATTGTACCATGGATAATAATATATGCCTACTTTAACGTCATCAAACGCAGATGCCCTAACGCTTGTGAAAACTGGTAAAATGAATAGTTGTGCTAAAAGAAAGAACACAAGGACGGGCAGAATTTTTTTGATTTTTAAGTCAGGCATTGCTCGTATAACTCAGTGCTGAGTCCTTAAAAATTTTCCACATATACCGCCTAAATTCAAACCTCGGCATTAGCAAGATAAGACCTAAAGTTATCTTAAACCCTTTGAGAAAGGCATAGCTTGCACCTAAGAAATGATTGAAGCAACCGACGAATAACACCAGCGATAAGTGCGCTTTTATACTCTAAAGGACTATTCAGTATTTATGCAGACCATCCTTAGTTTTAGTACTCTTGCCAGTTTACTAATAGCCGTGCTTTTAGGCGCCATAGTAGGGATAGAAAGAGAAATCACCCACAAACCTGCAGGGTTAAGAACGCATATGCTGGTTTGTTTGGGGTCATGCCTGTTCACGCTTGTGTCGATTGGGTTTAGCGTTGACCCAGCTCGAATAGCCGCTGGGATAGTAGCGGGAATCGGTTTCATAGGCGCAGGCACAATTTGGTCTGAAAAAGACAAGGTGCAAGGCATAACTACTGCTGCGAGCCTTTGGGCAACGGCAGCTATCGGGTTAGCGACAGGGATAGGCGATTATCCTTTAGCAGCTGCTGTAACTATACTTGTGTTCTTGATATTGTTGGCGCGGTACCCTTTAAGAAAATCAGGGTTAGAAAAACATGTGGACTAACGACTTCAGACGTTCTCGTGTAGCTTGCAACCAGACCTTAACCGAAATATCTTTGTCTTAGTTGTTACTCCAACACAGTCACAAATTCTTATTAATTAAAGAGTCAGCCAATAAATCAGGTGAAACAATGCTTTTTTCAACTAGAAAAATATTTTTTGCACTATTGTTTCCGCTTCTCATCAGTATACCTTTAGCTTCGGCGCAGCAGGGACCTGCAAGGGTAACAAGCCCCACAAGCCAAAACCTAAACCACATCACCCCCGTCAGCACATCTGAAGCATGGGCAGTAGGTGACAACGGCGCGATAATAAAATGGGATGGAACAGACTGGAGCCTTGTGTCTAGCTCAACAACAGCCAATTTAAATTCAATTTCTTTTGGCAACGCTTCTAGCGGATGGGCGGTTGGCGCCTTAAACAACAACGGCGTCATACTATATTGGAATGGATCAACATGGAGTACTTGGACAGATGTGACAGTTGACACTACAGGCTTGACTGGGGTACCACTTTATGGAGTAAGCATGCTTGACGGCTCCTTTGGTTGGGCAGTAGGCGCCAGCGGCACTGTCGTTGTTTGGGACGGAACCCAATGGGCAGGACAAAAAAATGTAACACCCAACACGCTTCGCTCAGTAGCTACAGTCAGCCAAACAGATGCTTGGGCAGTAGGCGACAACGGAGTAATCATGCGATGGACAGGCACCGAATGGACCAGCGTATCAAGCCCCACTAGTTCTAACTTGTATTCGGTATTCACGTTCAACTCAACAGATGCTTGGGCAGTCGGCGGCGAACAGAACACAGGTGTCATATTGCACTGGAACGGGTCAAATTGGTCAGAATGGACAGACATCATAATGTATCATCCTGAATCAGGCACTGCACCACCAAGTGAACCGGTCGATCACGTTAACGCAACCCTACACTCAGTCTTCGTTTGCGACACAGGAGACGGATGGGCATCAGGAACTGACGGCATGGTCGTGTATTGGAACGGTACATTATGGAATGCCATAAGCAGTGGAGCCTCAGAAACTCTCAGGGGAATTTCTGTGGTTGTACCAGCAACTGGAACTACACCGTCCAAGGGATATGCTGTTGGCGATGGCGGTATAATTCTCGGTTGGGAAGGACACCAATGGATACCAGAAATATCAGTATTCATACTTGCGCCAATACTATTAACGTTCGCTGCATTACTTTTAATACTTAAGAAAACGGCAAAAAGACCAAATCTCTTCTTTTTTAGAAAATGAAAAGCGCTTGGCGGATCAGCACGATAGCCGCCTAAAAGAAGAAACCAAGTGATTTGCTACCGTGGTTCGCCAAGCTGATTTTTCCGTTTGATTACTGATTTGTATATCAGTCACGTAACTTATTTTTCATGTTTTAGTCTAATGTGATTTTTTTGATTACAACTATAATGTAGCCAAAACTATCCAAAATTTTGCCAAATACGTTTTTCTATTAAACAATGTGCGGTGGCTTGTTTATTTTTTTTTGAGTTTTTCATTAATTAGTTAATATCTTGTATTAGAGAAAAAACAATAATTTGGCATAATTGCAAGGAAGCCTTGGGCTGCTTGATAGGGAAAGGATAAATCCGAAAAATACATTAAGAGTCAACGTCCCTACAGAAAAACTGGTTATTAGAAAGATGGTCAAGAAAGAGGAAAAGAAAAAATCAAAACTTGAGTTACCCTTCGATTATCATTCGTCAAGATTCTTCTCTCTTCTTTTCCCAGCAGTATACTTAATAGCCATAGGAATATTTAGCGTCCAATATAGCATAATTCCTGGACCCGAACTTTTGATTTTAGCTTTTTTAATTTATGCAGCATACAACAAGCGCACATGGCGTTTTCTCAAAGATTGGCTTCCATTTATCACAGTCTTTATTTCATATGAATTGATGTATGGCTTAGTGGGAAGCATATCCCAGAATAATCTACATTTGGGACCTTATCGATTGGAAGCGGCCTTATTTGGTCAAATTCCGACCATAGTTCTTCAGCAAACAATCCGGACGCCCTTTCTTGATTACATGGGAGCCTTTTTTTATTCTCTCCATTTTTTTGCACCAACAATCTTTGCTTATATACTATGGCGGGTAAGCCACAAAAACTATTGGAAGTACACTGTCGCTTTCGGAATATGCACCTACGGTGCGCTCATAACTTTCCTCTTTTACCCAGTGGCACCCCCATGGATTGAATTGAACTCAACATATAACCTCGCCTATTCAGGGCCGCAGGTTTTGCGAATCCTGACTGGTTCAGTTGATGCTAGTTTGGGTATTCCTGTTTACAAGACACTCTTTGACTTCTTAAGTCCCAACTTGTACGCTGCCTTTCCGAGCATGCATTGCGCATTGCCCTCGCTAATTTCTTTTTTCGCCATCAAACTTTGGAAGAAAAAAGCGCTCCCAATCTTAATCTTTCCAATTGGTGTCTTTTTTAGCGCCGTCTACCTTGGCGAACATTATATCGTGGATGTTGTGGGTGGAATCGCGTATGCTGCAATAGCGTTTTTAGCTGTAGAGAAACTCTTGCCTTTGCTGTCGAGCAAGAGTGACTTTCTGAAAAAGCATACGCCTGTTTGATTAATGTCTTTTGATACTAAAGGATAATAGAGAGAACGGCTTATTTTTTGATGAATGTCTAGCCCGAAAGGCAGTGACTGATATTTATGGAAGTTATATCAAAAAATACTCAATCTTACAGTATAACTCCCAATGTTCCCCAGAGTTACATGAGCAAACTCTACGACTTCATGTACCGATTCTTTCTTCTTCCTCAGAAAAATCGGTTTGCTGATATTTCGCTTGGAACGTTTTCAATCAGTTATTCCGTTATCGATGCTTCTGGAAAGAGAAAGTTACGTGTTCAAGCTCATGGCAACGAACAGCTAAACGTGACTATTGAACCGATTGAGACGTTGCCCGAAAAGGAAATTTTGAAGTCAAAAGAAGACATTGTGATTGCAGTAAACATGTTTGAAGAGCAAGTGCAAAAGAACAGTCTCTTTTTCGCTTGGAGAGAAGGCGAATCAATACTTCCTGAAGCCATGTCTGGAAGAGAGAATAAGTCCCTTCGTCGGATTTTTCTGGAGACACAGATTTTGCTGATTGCTTTTTTCATGACTGTGGGTATTATCCTGTTTTTATTCATTGGACCGTTTGTTCCGATAGTTTTGCTTGCAATACAATTTGTGTTTGTTTTCTTTTCCAACAAGATAATTGCTAGAACGGCTGATTGGCACATTACCGAGAAGAATCCATACATCCATGTTCTTCAGTACCCGCTCTCTGCCGGAGAGGACAATCCTGTGCAGAAACTTTCCAAAGAGGAAATTACCAAATTAAAGAAGCAAATATATGAAACAACAATAGCAAAAACTGGCGGGCTCGATTGCAGCGTGGCGGAGGGCGTTTTTTCTCAGTATGGGATAGCATGTAAACAGGAGAATTTGATAAGTCGCAAAGTAAACGTTTACGAAATAGTGCAAAACACAGCAGCAAAATTTGGCTACAAAGTGCCTGAAATCGTTGTTTCAAATACTCTTCTTCCTAACGCGGCAGCATCTGGTCCCAGCCCAAGCCGAGGCGTAGTGCTGATAACAACAGGAACCTTTTTACACCTTAACAAGGAGGAAATCATAAGTGTATTGGGACACGAGTTTGGTCATTTGAAAGGGCGCGACCCATTGTGGTTATACGGCTTGTCAGCGGTTCAATATCTCTTCTGGTTCTATGTAATTTTTGGGCTGTTGCCGACAACATCATTCCTTTTACTGTTCATTTACTTGTGGGCACTGCTAACCCTGACATATTTTATAGCCAAATTCTTTGAGGCAAGAGCCGATTTGATTTCAGCCATGGTCATAGGTCAACCGCATGTTTTAGCCGACGCCTTAGAAAAGATAGGCTTCCAAAGGCTGCTCTACGAGCGCGTACCTTCCTTCCGTTTTCAAGAATGGCTAAGTATGGACCCGCATCCGCCTATTTACTTTAGAATAGCTCGCCTACGTGCAATAGTTGGAAAGATTGAGGCGAAGCATCCCCTTATAAGATCAGCACGAGAAGTTACAAGGGGCTTCTTCAACAGTTTTTCTTAATTAAAACTGCTCCATTCACTTTCCAGCGGCACAACAAAAAGAGCACTGGCGAGATTGATTATTTTTATAAAACATAGCATATTTGGAGCCTATTAGAAACTCGTTGCAGAATCTATAGAGGGGTAGGTCGTATTGGCGGTTTTCAATACCAAAAGCTTGCTGGGCAATCGGTGCTTTAAATAGGAGGATAGGGGTAGCTGGCAGAGCAACAAAGTTACTCACTTACTAATAGATGATAAGCGGTTGCGCTAAGAGAATTTTTCACTTATACGGTTTTAGTTTCAACAGGACTCTCCGTTGGCTTTACATCAACAACTTTTTCAGTTAACACTTTAGCCGCCCGTCCATGGTAGAGCTTTGCACCAATACAAAGGGCAGCTGCAGAAACTGCAAGCCAAAATGGCAATAGAAAGCCACCTGAAACAAACACTTTAAAGTTTACACCCAGTCCAAAGGTCAAACTCTCCGGCAATGTTAGAGCTGAAGTGCCCATCAAAGGAATGTTTATGCCTAAAAAGGCAGCGATTCCAACGGGGGTTAGCAAACCAACGATAAAACCAACTAAAGCCCACAATGGCTTCTTGTAAGAAAAGTTTAGCAAATGAATCGCATAAGGCTTGGTAGGAACGAAAGAGTAAATCAGCATTATAATGCCAGCCGCGGTGAACAGAAGAATGCTTGATATGTTTAGTGCCAACAAAAGAGGTATAGTAAACGAGTCGCCTAATAACCCAAAGTTAGTGTACAAGGGCGAAGCATTAATTTTGAACAAGCTATCGCCAACAGTTAAGACCCACCATGGCATAAATATTGAAAGAACTATCACTAACAATGTTAGAATGCCTGCAACTAGACCAAACCAGTTAATCCTCATGCGGCAAAACTCCTACTGGTAACTGAATGGGACCTAATAATTCACGAGGCAATTCATCTAGCTGAAATTCAAGCCCCGCTACTGCTACGTTAATATTTTTGAATGTAACATCGATTGTATCCGAATTAGAATGGCTCTTAAAGTAGTCTAAAGCTTCTTGGCTCCAACTGCCCGCGATATCGATAAGTCCACTCTCATTCGGACCAATACTTAAGGGATTACCCAACGACACATTACCTAAAAAAGTGCCATCCTTAGAATAGACGCCAGCGGTAAATGAATCAACCGAAATTTCCTCAGCTATTGGGTTAGTGAAGT
Coding sequences:
- a CDS encoding M48 family metalloprotease; its protein translation is MEVISKNTQSYSITPNVPQSYMSKLYDFMYRFFLLPQKNRFADISLGTFSISYSVIDASGKRKLRVQAHGNEQLNVTIEPIETLPEKEILKSKEDIVIAVNMFEEQVQKNSLFFAWREGESILPEAMSGRENKSLRRIFLETQILLIAFFMTVGIILFLFIGPFVPIVLLAIQFVFVFFSNKIIARTADWHITEKNPYIHVLQYPLSAGEDNPVQKLSKEEITKLKKQIYETTIAKTGGLDCSVAEGVFSQYGIACKQENLISRKVNVYEIVQNTAAKFGYKVPEIVVSNTLLPNAAASGPSPSRGVVLITTGTFLHLNKEEIISVLGHEFGHLKGRDPLWLYGLSAVQYLFWFYVIFGLLPTTSFLLLFIYLWALLTLTYFIAKFFEARADLISAMVIGQPHVLADALEKIGFQRLLYERVPSFRFQEWLSMDPHPPIYFRIARLRAIVGKIEAKHPLIRSAREVTRGFFNSFS
- a CDS encoding MgtC/SapB family protein codes for the protein MQTILSFSTLASLLIAVLLGAIVGIEREITHKPAGLRTHMLVCLGSCLFTLVSIGFSVDPARIAAGIVAGIGFIGAGTIWSEKDKVQGITTAASLWATAAIGLATGIGDYPLAAAVTILVFLILLARYPLRKSGLEKHVD
- a CDS encoding phosphatase PAP2 family protein; this translates as MVKKEEKKKSKLELPFDYHSSRFFSLLFPAVYLIAIGIFSVQYSIIPGPELLILAFLIYAAYNKRTWRFLKDWLPFITVFISYELMYGLVGSISQNNLHLGPYRLEAALFGQIPTIVLQQTIRTPFLDYMGAFFYSLHFFAPTIFAYILWRVSHKNYWKYTVAFGICTYGALITFLFYPVAPPWIELNSTYNLAYSGPQVLRILTGSVDASLGIPVYKTLFDFLSPNLYAAFPSMHCALPSLISFFAIKLWKKKALPILIFPIGVFFSAVYLGEHYIVDVVGGIAYAAIAFLAVEKLLPLLSSKSDFLKKHTPV